A genome region from Candidatus Eisenbacteria bacterium includes the following:
- a CDS encoding anion transporter, whose amino-acid sequence MVPRAQTSPDRTPPIDPEEPLGPTRHFKPVPILLSVLAAFIVAQLRIPHLGPAAHDTLTILTLAIGLWFTEAVPIVVPALLIPILATMMGVTTVRGAFSGFGDPIVYMFLGTFLLTESAARHGLNARLAATVMNAHWVRGNPKHLIWALALLGCAISAFVNNTATTAMILPLALTAERTHHRGLLVGALLMAAYAPSLGGFATPVGTAPNLIGLGLLEAATGVRPSFGRWMLVFAPLAILFTIGSAAWLRWRAGSVAPVELTRDTAIPAPSIARPWSLAERLLVPVFGVVVLLWIGPGLLQSMPALANAPFLELLRKRLPETVVPLFGGLLLFLLPSGGPGAGGRRGWRNGERILDVSVFRRLEWSTLLLFGGGLSLGVMMFDTGLAHWIGGGLANLLRLEGTPLAGTFGVVLVSTLLGVLVSEITSNTASASLVVPVAIALAQVAGVDPVKPALAATVACSFGFMLPVSTPPNALVYSTGRLRVREMIANGALLDLAGIAVVSVWVTLFA is encoded by the coding sequence GTGGTCCCGCGCGCGCAGACATCACCGGATCGAACGCCGCCGATCGACCCCGAGGAGCCGCTCGGTCCGACGCGCCACTTCAAGCCGGTTCCGATCCTGCTCTCGGTGCTCGCCGCATTCATCGTGGCGCAGCTGCGGATTCCCCACCTCGGCCCCGCGGCGCACGACACCCTCACGATCCTCACGCTCGCGATCGGGCTGTGGTTCACCGAAGCGGTGCCGATCGTGGTGCCGGCGTTGCTGATCCCGATTCTCGCCACGATGATGGGCGTCACCACGGTTCGTGGCGCGTTCTCGGGCTTCGGCGATCCGATCGTCTACATGTTCCTCGGCACCTTCCTGCTCACCGAGTCGGCGGCGCGTCACGGGCTCAACGCGCGACTCGCGGCCACGGTGATGAACGCACACTGGGTGCGCGGCAATCCGAAGCATCTGATCTGGGCACTGGCGCTGCTCGGCTGTGCGATCTCGGCGTTCGTGAACAACACCGCCACCACCGCCATGATCCTGCCGCTGGCACTCACCGCCGAGCGCACGCATCATCGCGGGCTGCTGGTCGGCGCGCTGCTCATGGCTGCGTATGCGCCGTCGCTCGGCGGGTTCGCGACGCCGGTCGGCACCGCACCGAACCTGATCGGACTCGGATTGCTCGAAGCGGCGACCGGAGTGCGACCCTCGTTCGGGCGTTGGATGCTGGTGTTCGCGCCGCTCGCGATCCTGTTCACGATCGGCAGCGCCGCGTGGCTCCGGTGGCGCGCCGGCTCGGTGGCGCCGGTCGAGCTCACGCGCGACACAGCGATCCCCGCGCCGAGCATCGCCCGCCCGTGGTCGCTGGCCGAGCGGCTCCTCGTGCCGGTCTTCGGCGTGGTCGTGCTCCTGTGGATCGGTCCCGGCCTGCTTCAGAGCATGCCGGCGCTGGCGAACGCGCCGTTTCTCGAGCTGCTGCGCAAGCGCCTGCCCGAGACGGTCGTCCCTCTGTTCGGCGGTCTCCTGCTGTTCCTGTTGCCGAGCGGCGGACCCGGCGCGGGCGGGCGGCGCGGATGGCGCAACGGCGAGCGCATTCTGGATGTGTCGGTGTTTCGCCGCCTCGAATGGAGCACGCTGCTGCTGTTCGGTGGTGGTCTGTCGCTCGGTGTCATGATGTTCGACACCGGTCTCGCTCATTGGATCGGCGGCGGTCTCGCGAATCTGCTGCGCCTCGAGGGGACACCGCTCGCTGGCACCTTCGGTGTGGTGCTGGTCTCGACGCTGCTCGGAGTGCTGGTGAGCGAGATCACCAGCAACACCGCGAGTGCTTCCCTGGTGGTGCCGGTCGCGATCGCGCTCGCGCAGGTGGCGGGAGTGGATCCGGTCAAGCCGGCGCTGGCGGCAACGGTCGCATGTTCGTTCGGATTCATGCTGCCGGTTTCGACGCCGCCGAATGCCCTGGTCTACTCGACCGGGCGGCTGCGGGTCCGCGAGATGATCGCGAACGGAGCGCTCCTCGACCTGGCGGGCATTGCAGTGGTGTCGGTGTGGGTGACGCTTTTCGCCTGA
- a CDS encoding PKD domain-containing protein, whose amino-acid sequence MLPRLPGLAFVVACLLLVAVALAPRPADAITFTDSLFIAEDIAPAVTWTTPTGLAYLPGGRLLVIEKRGRVYSVMNGIKSAQPLLNLESEVLNEGDRGLLGIAVDPNYVTNHFVYLLYTVDPDSNDIETNDDAFSRLSRFQVSFADSTSMPYASRAVLFGHTWTSGAISASSSHTVGCLRFGTDGTLLVSIGDGGQFNVTDAGGVDPGAFGAGRTDPLEDIGAFRAQYLQSLAGKLLRIDPATGLGLPSNPFYESANPGSAQSRVWCYGLRNPFRFALHPATGSTDPSAGQPGSAFIGDVGWTAWEETNVATTGGVNFGWPCYEGLNPQDGYQAATPPHHDCATIGTVTNPSPATSPIMTWHHLTASLSTPPGLVGNAATACVFYTGGRYPIIYAGRFFFSDYGADWINTAVLDGNQVLVSTSPWATSVGGPVDLAQDPVNGELIVVSITNNQVLRIRYAGTVPNGEPVTVAKGTPLVGIMPLTVSFSSAGTFDPNGDPVTMTWLFGDGEGASGPAPQHTYTKSGSFLAVLNAADDDGSIGRDTVNVVVLASSAFPTTPVLDNFNRANGPIGSPWVGITSGLTINNNMLWPSCCSPSTVWSSQSFGPNQEAFIRFQAISTSAPEQDLMLKVQGLSYTTGHIEVRYDAALHAVRVATYVLPGGWTQRASFPTTMAVGDVMGARAFANGVIQVIKNGAVLGQTSTGNWPFAANGGYLGLTIAGAQAARLDDFGGGNVVFSTNTPPAVSIVSPLPGEFYVEGEPLTLNGIATDGQQEPGSLPYEWSVNLHHNNHVHPNTVVLSGPTTGFTPENHDDGTGVWLQLKLSVTDAEGLSDTTSIAIFPEIDLVAAPALISPDPPVTGTQTFVNFWIHNRGHMPAQLSRWRLNRGNEVLAEGDTLVPPLDSVRVQRIYPAGSFAAGPLTLRFVADTLGVIPETDESNNGVTIERVVTEGGAVDVEAAPLAFSLGEVRPNPSPSTVALSLALPRVSRVEFEVFDAQGRVALRRATRAYSPGRHELRWDGRLNGREAAPAGLYWARVTVDGARYARRFVIVK is encoded by the coding sequence ATGCTCCCCCGGCTACCCGGCCTCGCCTTCGTCGTCGCCTGCTTGCTGCTCGTCGCCGTCGCGCTGGCTCCGCGACCCGCTGACGCCATCACCTTCACCGACTCCCTGTTCATCGCCGAGGATATCGCCCCGGCAGTGACGTGGACCACGCCGACCGGACTGGCGTACCTGCCCGGCGGTCGGCTGCTGGTGATCGAGAAGCGCGGCCGCGTGTATTCCGTGATGAACGGCATCAAGAGCGCTCAGCCGCTGCTCAATCTCGAGTCCGAGGTGTTGAACGAGGGCGACCGTGGACTGCTCGGAATCGCGGTCGATCCCAACTACGTCACGAACCACTTCGTGTACCTGCTCTACACCGTGGATCCCGACTCGAACGACATTGAGACCAACGACGACGCATTCAGCCGCCTGTCGAGATTCCAGGTCAGCTTCGCGGACTCGACCTCGATGCCCTACGCGAGTCGCGCGGTGCTGTTCGGGCACACCTGGACGAGCGGCGCGATCTCCGCGTCGTCTTCGCACACTGTCGGCTGCCTGCGCTTCGGTACCGACGGCACGCTGCTGGTCTCGATCGGCGACGGCGGACAGTTCAACGTCACCGATGCCGGTGGCGTCGACCCCGGGGCGTTCGGCGCCGGCAGGACCGATCCGCTCGAGGACATCGGCGCGTTTCGCGCGCAGTACCTGCAGAGTCTCGCGGGCAAGCTGTTGCGGATCGATCCCGCAACCGGCCTCGGACTGCCGAGCAATCCGTTCTACGAGTCGGCGAACCCCGGCTCGGCGCAATCGCGTGTGTGGTGCTACGGCCTGCGCAATCCGTTCCGATTCGCGCTGCACCCCGCCACCGGCAGCACCGACCCGAGCGCCGGTCAGCCCGGCAGCGCGTTCATCGGCGACGTCGGCTGGACGGCGTGGGAGGAAACCAACGTCGCGACCACCGGGGGGGTCAACTTCGGCTGGCCGTGCTACGAAGGTTTGAATCCGCAGGACGGCTATCAGGCCGCCACACCGCCACATCACGATTGCGCGACCATCGGAACGGTCACGAATCCATCGCCGGCGACGAGCCCCATCATGACCTGGCATCACCTCACGGCGAGTCTCAGCACGCCTCCGGGCCTGGTCGGAAACGCCGCGACCGCGTGCGTGTTCTACACCGGCGGGCGCTACCCGATCATCTACGCCGGGCGGTTCTTCTTCAGCGACTACGGCGCCGACTGGATCAACACCGCGGTGCTCGACGGCAACCAGGTACTGGTGAGCACTTCGCCGTGGGCGACCTCGGTCGGCGGCCCGGTCGACCTCGCGCAGGACCCCGTGAACGGCGAACTGATCGTCGTCAGCATCACGAACAACCAGGTGCTGCGGATTCGCTACGCCGGCACCGTGCCGAACGGCGAGCCGGTCACGGTCGCGAAGGGCACGCCGCTGGTGGGCATCATGCCGCTGACCGTGAGCTTCTCGAGCGCCGGCACCTTCGATCCGAACGGCGACCCGGTCACGATGACGTGGCTGTTCGGTGACGGCGAGGGGGCGAGCGGTCCGGCGCCTCAGCACACCTACACCAAGTCGGGAAGCTTCCTGGCGGTGCTCAATGCCGCCGACGATGACGGCAGCATCGGCCGCGATACCGTGAACGTGGTGGTGCTCGCTTCTTCGGCGTTCCCGACCACCCCGGTGCTCGACAACTTCAATCGCGCGAACGGACCGATCGGAAGCCCGTGGGTCGGAATCACGAGCGGGCTCACCATCAACAACAACATGCTGTGGCCGAGCTGCTGTTCACCGAGCACGGTGTGGAGCAGTCAGAGCTTCGGCCCCAACCAGGAAGCGTTCATTCGATTCCAGGCGATCAGCACCAGCGCGCCCGAACAGGACCTGATGCTCAAGGTGCAGGGGCTCTCGTACACCACCGGGCACATCGAAGTGCGCTACGACGCAGCGCTTCACGCGGTTCGCGTGGCAACCTACGTGCTGCCGGGCGGGTGGACGCAACGCGCCTCGTTCCCCACCACCATGGCGGTCGGTGACGTGATGGGGGCGCGCGCATTCGCGAATGGTGTGATCCAGGTGATCAAAAACGGCGCGGTGCTCGGCCAGACCAGCACCGGCAACTGGCCGTTTGCCGCCAACGGTGGCTATCTGGGATTGACGATCGCCGGAGCGCAGGCCGCGCGTCTCGACGACTTCGGCGGCGGAAACGTGGTGTTCAGCACCAACACGCCGCCGGCCGTCTCGATCGTCTCGCCGCTGCCCGGCGAGTTCTACGTCGAAGGTGAACCGCTGACGCTCAACGGCATCGCCACCGACGGTCAACAGGAGCCGGGCTCGCTGCCTTACGAGTGGTCGGTCAATCTGCACCACAACAATCACGTGCACCCGAACACCGTGGTCCTGTCGGGACCGACCACCGGATTCACGCCCGAGAATCACGACGACGGCACCGGGGTGTGGCTGCAGCTCAAGCTGAGTGTGACCGATGCGGAAGGGCTCTCCGACACGACCAGCATCGCGATCTTCCCGGAGATCGACCTGGTGGCAGCGCCCGCACTGATCTCGCCCGATCCGCCGGTGACCGGCACCCAGACGTTCGTGAACTTCTGGATCCACAACCGTGGACACATGCCGGCGCAGCTCTCGCGCTGGCGGCTGAATCGCGGCAACGAAGTACTGGCGGAAGGCGACACGCTGGTGCCGCCGCTCGATTCGGTGCGTGTGCAGCGCATCTACCCGGCCGGCAGCTTCGCCGCCGGCCCGCTCACGCTGCGATTCGTCGCCGACACGCTCGGCGTGATTCCCGAGACCGACGAATCCAACAATGGGGTGACGATCGAACGCGTGGTGACGGAAGGCGGCGCGGTGGACGTCGAAGCAGCGCCTCTGGCATTCAGCCTCGGTGAGGTGCGCCCCAATCCCAGCCCGTCGACGGTCGCGCTGTCGCTCGCGCTGCCGCGCGTGTCGCGCGTCGAGTTCGAAGTGTTCGACGCGCAGGGTCGCGTCGCGCTGCGACGCGCCACGCGCGCCTACTCGCCGGGGCGGCACGAGTTGCGCTGGGACGGCCGGCTCAATGGCCGCGAAGCCGCGCCCGCCGGGCTCTACTGGGCCCGCGTGACGGTCGACGGAGCTCGATATGCGCGGCGCTTCGTGATCGTGAAGTAG
- a CDS encoding PKD domain-containing protein: protein MFRRLRIQAGFAVLLAAIAVSATASQVGASITLPYPFWYFNAAPGTTFDTPTGIAFMPDGRLLVSEKRGRVYVIKDGTRLTTPLWQRENEVLNNGDKGLLDVAVDPDFAINRYVYLLYTVDPDTNGVDDNEDAFGRLTRYQVSATDPNVVDYDTRTVLMGRVWNEGPTIGSITHSIGSLRWGTDKTLLISMGDGAQFTVMDPGGLDPAMFGPGKANPYEDIGAFRAQDITVLPGKVLRIDPATGHGMPSNPFYDGNPSSNRSKVWAYGVRNPFRICVRPGSGSSNPADGDPGSVYVGDVGWETWEEVSVIKTGGTNLGWPCFEGTHNNSPYQSASPAHNGCGSVGSATNPSPFTAPFTDWHHANASLSSPSGVKGNSAIGGTFYTGVSWPLAFRGRLIVGDYGYGFMRVATVDANDDVTAWTSFAAETDGPVDMATGPYDGDLYYVSITTGEVRRIHYFRPLGGNQAPNAVAGADLLLGTAPLTVQFSSAASSDPDGDSLRTTWTFDDGSGSFLANPTHSFQYAGTYQVQLLVDDDRLNEGTHTVTIVVNPSQPFPATGTLDDFNRANGPLGASWSDPVHGAAAAAVNGNDLVQSGVTPTEPVWDPQVFGTEQEAYVRFDATTSNSPEQALLLKLQGARSDSSHIRVVYDARFPHVQVATFQPGIGEVVRGAAIPIEFVVGDTLGARAFGNGTVQVFHNGALIGTVSVGSWPYAASGGRIGLALTGALLTRLDDFGGGNFAGGANTAPLAVIDAPIDSAFFAAQDSIHMSGSGVDAQQPAEALQYFWDVYLHHNTHVHPNTFTSSNRNAAMVAEDHEDGTGVWYEVRLYVQDAEGLRDTARVDLFPEINLRASELAVTPDPPTEGQWATWSFKLRNLGRMPAPISRWRLVLGNTLLAEGDTLIAPGDSVLISATLINPLGGGSFTARATGDTLANVVETDESDNASIRQVEMAGSPVGVGQAPQRFALSQGFPNPAGAMVRFGLDLPRRGAVAFRVLDVQGREVWTQGAREFAAGHWNLEWPSRLADGSRAPAGLYLALIAVEGRTYARRIAVVR from the coding sequence TTGTTCCGTCGCCTGAGGATCCAGGCCGGTTTCGCGGTGCTGCTCGCGGCGATCGCCGTGTCGGCGACCGCCTCGCAGGTCGGCGCGTCGATCACGCTGCCGTACCCGTTCTGGTACTTCAACGCGGCGCCCGGAACCACGTTCGACACTCCGACCGGCATCGCGTTCATGCCCGACGGCCGGCTGCTGGTGTCCGAGAAGCGCGGCCGCGTCTACGTGATCAAAGATGGCACCCGGCTCACGACTCCGCTGTGGCAGCGCGAGAACGAGGTGCTGAACAACGGCGACAAGGGATTGCTCGACGTCGCGGTGGATCCCGACTTCGCGATCAACCGCTACGTCTACCTGCTCTACACGGTGGACCCCGACACCAACGGCGTCGACGACAACGAGGACGCGTTCGGGCGTCTGACGCGCTACCAGGTCAGCGCCACCGATCCGAATGTCGTCGACTACGACACCCGCACCGTGCTGATGGGTCGCGTGTGGAACGAGGGCCCGACGATCGGATCGATCACGCACTCGATCGGATCGTTGCGGTGGGGCACCGACAAGACGCTGCTGATCTCGATGGGCGACGGCGCGCAGTTCACCGTGATGGACCCGGGTGGGCTCGACCCGGCGATGTTCGGCCCCGGCAAGGCGAATCCCTACGAAGACATCGGCGCGTTTCGCGCACAGGACATCACGGTGCTGCCGGGCAAGGTGTTGCGAATCGATCCCGCGACCGGGCACGGCATGCCGAGCAATCCGTTCTACGACGGCAACCCGAGCTCGAACCGCTCCAAGGTGTGGGCCTACGGAGTGCGCAATCCGTTTCGCATCTGCGTGCGTCCCGGCAGCGGCAGCAGCAATCCCGCCGACGGTGACCCCGGTAGCGTGTACGTCGGCGACGTGGGCTGGGAGACCTGGGAAGAGGTGAGTGTGATCAAGACCGGCGGCACCAACCTGGGCTGGCCGTGCTTCGAGGGCACCCACAACAATTCGCCCTATCAGTCGGCCTCTCCGGCGCACAACGGCTGCGGCAGCGTGGGCAGCGCCACCAATCCCTCACCCTTCACCGCGCCGTTCACCGACTGGCATCACGCCAACGCATCGCTCAGTTCGCCGTCGGGAGTGAAAGGCAATTCAGCGATCGGCGGCACGTTCTACACCGGCGTGTCGTGGCCGCTCGCCTTTCGCGGGCGCCTGATCGTCGGCGACTACGGCTACGGCTTCATGCGGGTCGCCACCGTCGACGCGAACGATGACGTGACGGCGTGGACCTCGTTCGCGGCCGAAACCGACGGCCCGGTCGACATGGCGACCGGCCCCTACGACGGCGATCTCTACTACGTCTCGATCACCACCGGCGAAGTGCGCCGCATCCACTACTTCCGCCCGCTGGGCGGCAACCAGGCGCCCAACGCGGTGGCGGGCGCCGACCTGCTGCTGGGCACCGCACCGCTGACCGTGCAGTTCTCGAGTGCCGCCAGCAGTGATCCCGACGGCGATTCGCTGCGCACCACGTGGACGTTCGACGACGGCTCCGGCTCATTCCTCGCGAACCCGACGCACTCTTTCCAGTACGCGGGGACCTATCAGGTGCAACTGCTGGTCGACGACGATCGGTTGAACGAAGGCACCCACACCGTGACGATCGTGGTGAATCCGTCTCAGCCGTTCCCGGCCACCGGCACGCTCGATGACTTCAACCGCGCCAACGGGCCACTCGGGGCTTCGTGGAGTGACCCGGTCCATGGCGCTGCGGCGGCCGCGGTGAACGGCAACGACCTGGTGCAGAGCGGCGTCACGCCCACCGAACCGGTGTGGGACCCGCAGGTCTTCGGCACCGAGCAGGAAGCGTACGTGCGCTTCGACGCCACGACCTCGAACTCGCCCGAGCAGGCGCTGCTTCTCAAGCTGCAGGGGGCGCGCTCCGATTCGTCGCACATCCGCGTGGTCTACGACGCGCGCTTCCCGCACGTGCAGGTCGCGACTTTCCAGCCCGGCATCGGCGAGGTGGTGCGAGGGGCGGCGATTCCGATCGAGTTCGTGGTCGGCGACACGCTCGGCGCCCGCGCGTTCGGTAACGGCACCGTGCAGGTGTTCCACAACGGCGCGCTGATCGGCACCGTAAGCGTGGGCTCGTGGCCCTATGCCGCGAGCGGCGGCCGCATCGGACTGGCGCTTACCGGCGCGCTGCTCACGCGCCTCGACGACTTCGGCGGCGGCAACTTCGCAGGTGGAGCGAACACCGCGCCGCTCGCGGTCATCGACGCGCCGATCGACAGCGCGTTCTTCGCCGCGCAGGATTCGATCCACATGAGCGGCAGCGGTGTCGATGCGCAACAGCCGGCCGAGGCGCTGCAATACTTCTGGGATGTCTACCTGCATCACAACACGCACGTGCATCCGAACACCTTCACGAGCTCCAATCGCAACGCCGCGATGGTCGCCGAAGATCACGAAGACGGCACCGGCGTGTGGTACGAGGTGCGCCTCTACGTGCAGGACGCCGAAGGGCTGCGCGATACCGCACGCGTCGATCTGTTCCCCGAGATCAACCTGCGCGCGAGTGAACTCGCGGTCACGCCGGATCCGCCGACCGAGGGTCAGTGGGCGACCTGGAGCTTCAAGCTCCGCAACCTGGGCCGCATGCCGGCGCCGATCTCGCGCTGGCGTCTGGTACTCGGCAACACACTGCTGGCCGAAGGCGACACTTTGATCGCGCCCGGCGACAGCGTGCTGATCTCGGCCACGCTCATCAACCCGTTGGGTGGCGGCAGCTTCACTGCCCGGGCGACCGGTGACACCCTGGCCAACGTGGTCGAGACCGACGAATCCGACAACGCCTCGATTCGGCAGGTCGAAATGGCCGGATCGCCGGTCGGAGTGGGGCAGGCGCCACAGCGTTTCGCGCTTTCACAGGGATTTCCCAACCCCGCCGGCGCCATGGTGCGATTCGGTCTCGATCTGCCCCGACGTGGTGCGGTAGCATTTCGGGTCCTCGACGTTCAGGGTCGCGAGGTGTGGACGCAAGGCGCGCGGGAATTCGCGGCCGGGCACTGGAATCTCGAGTGGCCGTCACGGTTGGCGGACGGTTCGCGAGCTCCGGCAGGTCTCTACCTCGCGTTGATTGCCGTCGAGGGCCGCACGTACGCTCGACGGATTGCGGTCGTGCGATGA